The genomic segment CTGCTTAATGAGCTCTCAGATTGGGATGATGCTCTGTTGAGCCCTAGACCAAACTAAGTGTGATTTCAgttaatgaagagaaaaaaggaagagagaaaagaagagagaaaagaagagagaaaagaagagagaaaagaagagagaaaagaagagagaaaagaagagagaaaagaagagagaaaagaagagagaaaagaagagagaaaagaagagagaaaagaagagagaaaagaagagagaaaagaagagagaaaagaagagagaaaagaagagagaaaagaagagagaaaagaagagagaaaagaagagagaaaagaagagagataaaAGCTCTAATTCTCCTTTTTTGAGATTCAGGCTTTCACATGAAATAGGCAGCACATGGAAAGAATAGTTGGTTATTAAGAGAACTAAATATGCACTTGCACAGAAATAGTTAAGGATGCCATttccaggaggagaagggagccaGGGAGAGTCgactgcaggcagagctgaacCCTCTCTCACACGGTTCCTGAAGATGTCTGTGCATAATTCAATTTGAAGGCCAGGCTCATACCAAAATCCATAACCCCCCAGTGCTGTACACGCCTGCCTCCGTGGATTTAAGTTTCACTTGAGCAACATATGGAAAACATCTGCCTGTTGCAACCTAGTGTGGCTCCTTTCTGCAAAGCCTTGGAAGTGCTCACGGTCTCTTTGGATTGGTTTCCAAGAGGAACTGCTCTCTGgcctgctgctttttctcccaTTTAAACCTGAGCCGTGTAATTTGGGAAGATAAGCAGATCTCTTCATGGATGGCAGAAAAAGGATATTTGGGTTCAGGTTGGAGCACGTCGGGCTCCTGCCAGAGACAGCAAACGCACCCCAGGACACGGCTGGGTCTTGGAACGCCCCCCCTGGGCCAAGAAACGAACGTAATTCATTGCAGGTTCAGACAACTGTGAGTCAAACAGCTCGTAATGATCCCTCAGGGGTCCTTCACCTCCGGGGGAGTGTCTCCAGCCAGCCACACTTCTGCATCCTCTCCTGCCTGGAGAATCCCTGGCTCCTCCCTGGAGGCCACTCTGAGGCCTCCGTGCAACCAAAGGCAAGGTCAGACCCCACCTCTCACCCTGTGGACACGGCAGATTTGGGTCTTGTTCTGTTCTATGCACAGTCACAAAGGCCACTGGCAAATGAAAGGGATTTGTTGATGAATGACCCTAAAAAGATGAGCAAAATGCTCCATTCTGGCCATTTTCTACCCACGTTCTCTGGGCAAGTCTCTTCCAGATGTTACAAGTGAATCCACCTAAAAAGTGTCACCACCAAGGCACTGTGGGCACCAACTCACCCACAGGGAGAACtgggatctcagggaaaggttcttcccccagagggtggtggggcactgcccaggctccccagggcagtgggcacagccccaaggctgccagagctccaggagggtttggacagtgctctcagggacagtggggggtgttggggtgtctggactggatggtccttgtgggtccctcccaactcaactgtgattctgtgacaaaaAGGTGAGAGGATGTATTTACTTGAAGTTTTCTAGACTCACACCACAGTTCAAAATTGAAACACTTTGCACTGAATACACTAAGAATTATTTTCCCTCTGGACAACGTCGCGCTCACAGAAATAAGTCTTTTCTTTGCACTTGCCCTTGCTTAGTTTCCACTGGAAGTTTTCTGCCCATATGGAGCAGAGCCCTTAAACTCCAGTAGAATTTCAGCATCTGTAACGAtggcaaaagaagaaattccCCTATTCCTGGACAGGCAAAAGTCATCTCAGCTATGGAAGTGTGGTGGCAAGGAATTCAacagaaagcaacaaaaataacagcttCAAGCAAGCAAAGACACTAAAACCTGAGCCATGCTACTGCCTAAGCTGGGATGTCACAGATAGGAAGGGATCTGGAAAGTAAGACTAATTATTTAATCTGGGAAAACAAACCTTTGAAGTGTGGGCTGTATCAGGGCAGTGATGCAATTGGATGTGACACAAGGTGATGGATTTCAGCCACAGAGCCTCTCTGAACAAAAACCACTTTGTGCAAACACAGATTTGGGCAGTTTCCTGCAGCCAACACTGCTGGGTTTATATTCACTAACCaagataaatgaaaagcaaaggcaaTTTAGGAGCAAACCCATCCCTTTGCAGCGATATTGAAGTGACCTCACTGACAGGGAATTGCTTTTAACTGGATAACCCGTGTACACACACGTGTAAACAATCCCCCAGATACCACAGCTCGTGTCTGTTCTCCACAGAGCTCCTGAAAGGTCATTAAGCACAACCCAATTGGCTACTCTTTGGTATTTTCATGTTTGAGTTAGCTCTGAGTACCTCCTGCTCTTTGTTTGTCACACCTCCTTTTGTCTCTGAGGGATTTACACACACACCTCACCCACCTTTTGGTTCTCAGATCACAGGCAGCCAGAGGTGATATTGTGTGTTACTTTTCCCCAATCTTGCTTCATCTGTCTCAGCCTAAACCAAGAGCCTGAAAACTTGTTTGTTGCCTGAGAATGGAAAAACATCCTACTCAGCTCCTTAAttaccttccttccctcttccatcCCCACCTCCCTTACCCCCAATACTTTTCAGATTAGATTTTAGACTTTCCAACAGACCACACACTGGGAATTATGCAACTCAGACACAAACCAACCTCCAGTTGGGGACAGTTGATGGatgagaggcaggaggaggaaccACAACAGTGTGGGTGTGTCGTGGtggtgccagcccagcccaccccaCAGACCCCTTCCTGGCTGCCCTCCTTGCACCCAGAAATGGCAAAGGTTgccttgtgctccagccccgctctgcccatcccagcagcacagagaggtTGGGAAAAGCCACGAGCCTGGGAGCACGTGGCAATGTCACATGGACAAAGGAGTTCTTGAAGTCCCACAGCTGCGTTTGAGCCTCACTCCAAAGTGGGTGTTCAAAGACAAAGCCTGGGCACCAAGAGTAACCCAAGTTAGGCACATACCTACTTGAAAatcccaggatcactgaggctgaaaaagccctcccagcccatggatcccccctgtgccccatccccaccttgtcccccagcccagagcactgagtgccatgtccaggccttcctgggacacttccagggctgggcactccaaacctccctgggcagcccctgccagtgcctgaccgccctttccagggagaaaatCCTCCTGAAAATAACAATCACCTCTACTTTACCAGACTTCCCAGGTTTCTAAAATACTGCTTTGATGttgctatttattatttacactctcaggagagcagctggagggcCCACAGTGGCAGGAACCctcatatcacagaatcagagaagaGTTTGAGTGGGTTGAAAgccatccagtcccacccctgccatgggcagggacaccttccaccagcccaggttgctccaagccccatccaacctggccttagacacttccagggatggggcagccacagcttctctgggcaacctgtgccagggcctcacgaccctcacagagaaggatttctccccagtatccaaGGCACAGGTAGCCCAGGTTTGCATGAGcaaaagcagagacaaaaacagaaagggaacaCACATTGCAAGTTAGATATAATTACATggtgttggcttttttttgctATTCTCTGGATATTTCATAGGCAACACATAATTTGTACCATATTATCCCTCGTCTCACCTGAGCAATGCATCTCTGAAATGATTAATGGCCCACTGAACTGATGAGATTATGGAATTCAAACCAGATTAACACCAATAATCCTTCCACTACATTAATGCCTCATCCAACAGCGccttgttttgccttttcaaaGGTAACAAACGCAGCTCTGACCGTGCAGCTGCTGATTTACACACTCCCAAAACCAGATCCAGCACTAACAGATTATCCACACAGTTATGGGGGGGTTAGGGGTAATTagggctggaaaagcaaaactctAACAAGCTGTCCTTAAGAGTTCTCTTTTACTGCTTAAAGCAATAAACTGTGAGTATATAATAGAACTTATTATATAACATCACATAACCATCCAAAAAAGCTGCACTATTGAGTCAAGCCAGCCACGTGTGTCCAAAGCAGCTCCAGGTATGTTTATTTTCCTCGcagtcccctccccagccctggcacacacCGAGCACAAACGGAGCTTGCAGGGAGCGCTTTCTTTCCCCCAAATAACACAGCCCGGCACAGCCAATCCAGGCAGCGAACTCCAAGTGCTTCCACCCCTGCATTGCTGCACGTCCCAGAAATCCGCTCTCGGGGGAAGCGGCGGCTCGAGGAGCAGCTTTTCCCCGCTTTTCCCCTCCGCGAGTCGGTACATCCCCCAGTGGAACCTGGAAGGCTGGGATTGAGCAAACTGCACgcccccttctcctctcccgGCCAAAACCAACAGCCCCGAGTGCTCCGGTTACACCACTGGCACGGGGGCTGCTCATTCATTCGGGCTGAGGCGCTCGCAGCATTTATTAGgggctccctcccagccccggcCTTGCTAAACCCGAGCGCAGCTCCAGACAGCCCAGGGATCTCCGGGAAGCGGCTGGGAGAATGCTGCCCCAAGAAATACTCTCTCTGCTCACGCTCTTCTGTGTCCTCAGGGCTTCTGGCTCTGCCCTGGATGAAGACAACGACTACGACCTCATGTACGTGAACCTGGACAACGAGATTGAGGCTCCAGCCCCTGGTACCGAGGAAAGTAAGTGAATTTAAACCAAATTTGTGGAAATGCAGAATTGCATTCTTTGTCGCCCGGCTCTTGCAATAGTTATTATTGCAAACACTTTTTTCAGAGGGAGAAGCTTGTGCTTGTACCAGTGGGTTATTATGGATAACGGTGCTAAAGCACTGGGATGAGGTACCTTGGAATTTGCtttatattcttaatttttcagatttcctGCAAAAGACTGTCAATGACAGTTTTAGAATTGCTTTAAAAcacaatattttacttttctgtttctctataGAGGGAAATGCACTCACTCCCCCCAcggcaggggagttggaactagatggtccttaaggtcccttccaactcaacccAAGctgtaattccatgattctgggaCAGTCTGGAGCACATAAGCCTTGCCCAGAGCCAGATTTTGTCAAACTCCTTCTGTTTAAAACTGAGTACAAAGGAACTGCAACATCTGTATCTTCCCTTCCAGCTGCTTCGTGCGACTGCCAGCGGGAGCACACCGAGTGGGACAAGCTGTTCATCATGCTGGAGAACTCGCAGATGAAGGAGAACATGATGCTGCAGGCGGTGGACGAGCTCCCCAAGGTGGACCTGCAGAccctgagggcagagctgacCCAGCTCACCACCAACCTCGCCGGCTCCTTCGCCGCCACCCTCGACAAAGTCACCTCCCACATCGTGTCCCAGGTAGAGCAGGTGCTCGGGAGGACCAGGGACCAAGCTGAAGAGGCCAAGAGGCTTCGGGAGTCTGAGCAGGGAAAGGTTCTGGAGCACGTTCTGCAGCTGAGCCACAACCTGTCCGTGAAGCTGGGCTGGCTGGAGAGcgcctggctgggcagggctgaggagcaggagacagctctgcagcaggataAATTGGATGCCACCAGAGGGGACAATCTCCTCCTGAACTCGCTGtggaaggagctgcagcagacCAGGGCTGAGCTGAAGGTGTCGCAGCAATGGGCAGCTCAgcacctgctgccagcaggtgAGTCCACGGGAGCTTTACCAGAGCTCCTCGGGGGTCTGTCCAAACAGGGACCCTACAAACACCCTCCTgagcacctccctctccacaggACTCCAAAGAAACCTTAGGAACAGCAGGGCAGCTTTAAACAGTCTGTACAGAAAGGGGGGGAGACTCATTAACTTCTGGGAAAAGAGGTGCTGAGCTTCTCAGCAGGGATCAAAGCAGGGCTTAATCCAAGTCCTTACACAGGGCAAAGCCAACCAGGATCCCACCTCCAGGCTCTCCCAGATCAAAACAGCTCAGCAAACATGTTTTAAACATCCAAATTACATTCTCACACCTTTCACCTGCCCAGCTGGTAACACCTATGCACGTGCATTACTGAgctctcctcttctctccctgcatGTTCCCACTCCCTCCTCTCCCTAAATTAACACCTCCTCACCCACTCCAgctgccccagagcagaggaCTGGTGTCAGCCAGCCAGGCACACCtccacagcagggagggcacaTCCCCTGCACCCAACTGTCAGGGCAGAGTCCTTCCTCTGGATGGATCCGTTAGGAACACCGGGGTGGTGGTTTGGGGGTATTTTTACCCTTCCAAAGCATTTGCACTGCTCAGCAAGTGAGGTGACCACAGAAAGATGAGCTCATACCTCAAATTCCACCTCAGTTTTCTGTGCAGTGCAATGAGACACCCAAAAAAGCAACttggctgtggcagagcagcccctcacCTGTTTGAAGTGTGAGTGCACAATTGCTACATGCGTGATACAGCTACGCTGGATATCAGTGAGCTGTCACTGCCTGGCCTCTAAAAGCTGACTAATGGCTGTGTTTGCCACAAATCTAAGTTATTACAGCTTAAAAACCTCACAGAAATCTACACTCAGAGAGCCCTGTGGGAGTGGGTGtgtggggaggtgggggtgCAGTCACACCAGCCTtgccagagacctgcagcaGCATCTTACACAGATCTTACACAAAGTGAGATCTTACACAGAGGAGCAAGAAGGAACAGCTTGTAACTGCTAAACTTCCACAGACACAACATAATTCCCATGAAAGCGCTTTATGAGCTCACCTGAATCTGTCCCTTCACGCCAGACACCCATCCAGTGTTAAGAGCAAATTGCTTTCACTCCTTTATCATGACACCTCAGTAATCTCTGTGTACTGGGGGTACATTTTACAGCATATTCCTCTTTTCCCCAAACACAAACCTCTTGCCTTCCAGAGCATGATCTCATTCCTTATCTTCTCCTGTAGCCCAGCCAGCCTCACTCAGCTACTCTGCACTAGGTGGGAGCAACAAACCCGATCTGCACCGAGCATCTCAACCTCATCAGTGGAAATTCACTTTATTTCCACTGGTTCCTACATGATTTTATATAAAACcttcatatttttcaatttaaaggCTACATTTTAAGTACTTCCAGAGCCTCTCTCcgggtttatttttttctagggAATTTTTAGCAACTGACTTTAATTTCTCACGTCTTGAATTCCTGCCAGCCGTATTCTTGAGGGATTTTCTAATCACACTTTTTGTTCTTCGCTGaggctggttttaattttgtttaggCTTTGATAATAAAGCCTGAAAGCCTGctaattaaaagctttttcacAATAGTGCTCCTAAGTAGCATTTTAAGGAGCATCCCCAGCAGTTGCTCGCTCACCCTGCCCCTCCTCAAAAGGGCCAGCGGAGAGATGTAAAATCTGCTGGAAGCTGGAGGGAAGCAGCCCATGAAATACCAGAGCAGAGCAATCCTGGAGGGCACAAAGAGCCCTTCATTCCCTGGAGCACAAATTTCCACACACGTTTTAGGCATTTCAGATCCTCTGGCTCCTTTAGACAGGAAATGAAGCGGCTTAATTGGAGAAGGGGCTGATTCTTCCCCCATGTCACCTTGAACATTAAGTTACATACAACTAGGGAACAGCACATAAAATACCAAGTGCCTTGGCTTTAGTGATCATCAGCTACTTTTCGAAGTTTCATAGTCCTGTCAGTGGTTTTAACTAATCTAATTTCTATTATCAACACCCTGATTAATGAGACATGAGAGAtgaactgttttaaaaacacaaatcaTCTTATACATTTCCCACATTTAGCCAGTGCCCAGGAATGTTACTGACCAAAAATCCTAAAGGCAGGGTCAGGAAAGGGAGTCAttgtattaaataaataagccCATCTCAACATGTTCCTGCCGACACTCCCTGTGCTACTTTTTGGTAGCTCTTgtcctcccctgctgcccagtTATCCATGAGACAACCTCAGGACACAGCCCAGCAAttccctcctccagccacaGCCTCCACTCTATCCCAGGAATGCCACAGTATCCAAACCTGCTGTTTGATGGCTCACtcaccccagcccctcaccacaAGGTTAGTTTCACTATTTAATACTTAAAAAGAACTCAGAGGCTTAACCAAGATCTAAGGGAGGGTTACTGCCATAACTGCCCAGTTCAAGGCTGATTTCTTCAGGTGAGGCAGCAAAagagctgctctcccaggggGCACTGCTCCACACAGATCCTTGGGAAGCCCCatcatggaacagtttgggttggaagggaccttaaagcccatccagtgccaccccctgccattggcagggacaccttccactagcccaggttgctccaagcttcGTCCTGGgcgcttccagggatggggcagccacagcttggtgatcttagaggtcatttccaaccttaatgattccatgatataTCAAAGGTCCcagctgtgcacacacaagTAGACCAGTTTCTATTTCCCTGACGATTTTTTTGATCTTTCCCAGGGTGTGAAACCGCAATTCTGTTCCCCATGCGTTCCAAAAAGATATTTGGGAGCGTCCACCCAACTGCTGGAATGACCCTTCACTCCTTCACTGCCTGTATCTGGATCAAGGTGACCGAGGCTTTGGACAAAACCATTGTCTTCTCCTATGGAACCAAGTTCAACCCCTATGAAATCCAGCTTTACCTCCGCCGGGACTCCGCAGTGCTCGTGGTCGGGGGTGGCCAGCACAAGGTGGCTGCCCAAAATGCAGTTGTTGCTGGGAAGTGGGCCCATCTGTGTGGCACGTGGAGCTCCGAGAATGGATCTGCAGCCCTGTGGGTGCAGGGGGAGCTGGCAGCCAGTGCCCTGGACGTTGCCAGCGCTCACACCGTTCCCGATGGAGGGATCCTGCAGATCGGGCAGGAGAAGAACGGCTGCTGCATTGGAGGGGGGTTTGATGAAGCTTTAGCCTTCTCTGGAAAACTAACTGGCTTCAACCTGTGGGACAGAGTGCTCAGTGCCCCAGAGATCACGGCACAGAGCGGGGAGGGCTCGTGTGGCACCAGGGGCAACgtggtggggtggggggtcACAGAGGTTCTGCCCTACGGAGGAGCCCAGTACGTGTCCTAAACCCTGGCACGGCAGTTTCTGCACAGAGAATGTATTTCCCAAAGAGCTGAATGCCAGCACTCCAACTGAACAGAGCTGTAGGAGCCCACGTCCCAAATTCCCAAGGAAGATCAGCATTGCAAGTTTACAAACGAGGCACCGTGGAGATGGGGTCAGATCTCTGCCTGCCATTTTGGGAAAATACCAAAAAGATCCCACACATCAAGGCATGACATTGGAAAAGCTGTTCCTGAGGTCTGGCAGCTCTGTCTGTCCAGCACAGTGTTTTCTGATGGATCAGAGTGAGGGGCACCGTGGACACTCAGGAGTCAGAGGGTGCTCCTGACATCCCTGCTGAGGGAAACCTGAcccttctctgcagaacagGCAGAGGatgtggattccccatccctggaagtgtccaagaccaggctggacggggcttggagcaacctgggctagtggaaggtgtccctgcccatggcagggggtggaactggatcatctctaaagtcccttccaacccaaaccattcctgattccatgatcttccaggctcctccagccctcGGGCTCTATAACATTAATGTGAATTGTACAGAGGAACCACCTAAGTCAAGAAATGTGTTGTTTATTAATCGTTGTTAGTCATTTGTAGACTATAACAAAACTAGCTCCTTGTTTAAATCATTATTTATGCCATGGATTGATATCAAAGTAATATTCCCCATCATAATCTGATGTTACATTGGGAGAACATGCAGCTGTATTATATTGTAAATGGACTTTGTgataattttattgaaattatttttgtaaagttGTTCTGTAAATAAAGATACTTTACTAAACTAAAACTCTCCATGCTTCTCATGAACCAAAACTCTGAAACAAAATCCCATGTGGGAATCTTTTTGAACCATATAGTTTTAGCTGCTAATAGATAAAGAATATAAATAGTGACCTCTCATAGAAACAGAGGGATCCTCCCGTGCATTGAGCTGAGGCTGTGCTAAGACAGTGCTTGGAGCCTGAAGGAAggattggtttggtttgggatatcctcaaataaaaatccatcagtccccccctccccatgaTGCTACCCCCTCTGAGGACAGACTCAGTTTTAAGGTACATTTAGACACCCAAAGGCgtttgctgctgacaggaggtTTGTACAAGGAATTgctgctcagtgccagggaTTTGCTGCTCTCACTCTCACAAGCTTACCCCAGTAAAAGCCCAGGGCTGGAtacagagcacaggcagcaggtgcAGAGCCCAGACTCCAGGGGTGATTTCCACGTGGAAAGCAGAGCCCAAGCAGGGGATGATGAATAGCTACTCACTGAATCCGCAACCATTTACAACGAGAGCATCACGCGCTGCCAAAGCCTCTGAACAAGTTATCGTGAGGGATGTCTTGTTCAGAGCAATTTTCATTTCCCCTGCAAGCAGCCCATCCTTCTTCTCTGTTCCCAcgtttctctgcctttctcatTCTCTACAGATGTCCTGAGAACACACTTGGAAAAATCTCTTGGCGTGTTGCTGCTACACTTCTTCCTGAACACGACTCCAGATCCTTGTTCCAGGACACAAAAATAGTGAGGAAAAGCCATGACAAGGTAAATTCCCCTTTACTGTGCAATTGAGGGGGGTTGTGCTTCATTACCCAGAGTTATATTACCTGCTCCAAATTTCTGGCAGCACTGTTTATTTAAGGGAAAAGTAATTGCTCTGATTGCTGGAATGTCTCCTATTACCCTGCAATAAAACTGGATCTAAGTTATAAATGCTTAGTAGTAAACTGGACAGAAATCCCTCCCTAAATAATATCTGTGAATAACCTTAACAACAGAACAAGGAAGTATTACCTGTGTTCATCTGCTGGCAGCCAGAAAACAGATCCTCAGAGTTACAAAACCACTTCAGGTCCCAATATTGTGCAAGGGCAAAATCACTCTCAAATCCCCTTCCCATACAGTTCCCTccattaaatgaaaacaaatgtccatgaaatgcagcagaaaaaggaaactcCTCAGAAAGATCACCACAAATCCTTCctggctgcttttcctgctgcatcTCATACCTGAAAAGCTCTGTCTGGGAAGGAGCCTtctcctgtctctgctctggTTTGGCAGAGGACCAGGTGCAAAGCCAGTCCTTCCATTCCCACTGACTCAGCTGGAAAACTTTCCTCTTTCcaactgctctgctctcccttcatCACCTCTGTGGACCAGCAAAGCtttcccacagcccagcaccacaaCTCACacttctccccttccttcttcactCAACTATGTTTTTTCTTGGTCAGCAGTTTGGCTGTTTGGAAAACACCAAGCAAATAGTAattgggggggattttgggcTCCAAACACGGAAAAGCCACCGTGGCTCTGGCCTTGCACTGCCAATGGAGAAGTGGAGGAGCAGGGTAAGACCTGTGGGGCTGGGGCGGGTggagagcccagccctgccctctcACAAGGCTCTGCTGGATGCAGCATCCACGTGGTGCCTCTGGAAGGGGGAGCAGCCACGGGACTCTCAGGTCACAGGGCGGTGTTGCTGCTGTCCCCTGGAAGCGGGAATAGCTCCGTGTGGTCCCTGGTGCCCGTGGGAGGTGTGGGCACAGCGGGCACAGCGGGCACGGGGCTGTGGCGTCGCCGGCACGGCCGGCGCGTGTTTGGGAGCTGAGTTCACTGGAACAGAGCAGTGAAACACTCCTTCCAAAGTGCTCTTTTTTTAGCTGAGGAGATAAGAACCTGATTATGCAGCCAAAGAGTTGCCCCAAGTAATCACAAAATCCAGTTGGCTCCGGCAGTCGCCGGCAAGgggccagagctgctctgccctggtgcCACGAGGCTCGGCCGCGCTGGGCAGCCCCAGAACAAGGCCCTTTGTCTCCAGAAACTGCTCTGGAAATCCATCCTCAGCTTTTCATGCCTGAAACACGAATTATGCACAGCGCGATCCAGCCCCTTCGCAAAACAAATCGTTTCGCTGTTCGGTGCCCTCTTCCAGGCTGGAATTCCCAAACCTGATATCCACAGCAACATCTGCTGGTGGAACAACATAAGTACACAACTCAGCCGTGCTGAAACCTTTTCCCAAACCTGTGACTAAATTCCCTCTATTTCCTTTATTACTACCACTGAGTGACAGTGCACAATGTCAGCACATAAATACTAATGTCAAGTCTTAAAAGAATATAAGAAATAATAACTTAATAAAGAATGCACACATTTGAGTGCTTAACATCTCCATAATAATCTCCTTTTAATAGCAGTAATTAGCAGTAACTGTCTATTATCCATACTTGAAGCAAAACAGTGA from the Chiroxiphia lanceolata isolate bChiLan1 chromosome 10, bChiLan1.pri, whole genome shotgun sequence genome contains:
- the PTX3 gene encoding pentraxin-related protein PTX3, translating into MLPQEILSLLTLFCVLRASGSALDEDNDYDLMYVNLDNEIEAPAPGTEETASCDCQREHTEWDKLFIMLENSQMKENMMLQAVDELPKVDLQTLRAELTQLTTNLAGSFAATLDKVTSHIVSQVEQVLGRTRDQAEEAKRLRESEQGKVLEHVLQLSHNLSVKLGWLESAWLGRAEEQETALQQDKLDATRGDNLLLNSLWKELQQTRAELKVSQQWAAQHLLPAGCETAILFPMRSKKIFGSVHPTAGMTLHSFTACIWIKVTEALDKTIVFSYGTKFNPYEIQLYLRRDSAVLVVGGGQHKVAAQNAVVAGKWAHLCGTWSSENGSAALWVQGELAASALDVASAHTVPDGGILQIGQEKNGCCIGGGFDEALAFSGKLTGFNLWDRVLSAPEITAQSGEGSCGTRGNVVGWGVTEVLPYGGAQYVS